A section of the Thermodesulfobacteriota bacterium genome encodes:
- a CDS encoding LysM peptidoglycan-binding domain-containing protein translates to MKKIILALLLPVLWMPLLPRVVGADPLPVFDAVTDGETGHNVGHPVNLSTYEDLVTTYGGGWLQGRMFPPVKSGHSAAPQEEYSYGMAAAEPTYDVPVAFNKEVEKYITYFRTKGRKNFTRWIARSGKYMPMITEILREEGLPEDLVYLAMIESGFNPRALSRAKAVGVWQFMKWTGRKYDLRVDWWIDERRDPEKATRAAARYLKDLYGMFDSWYLAAASYNGGEGRVRKAIKRYKTDNFWSLATKKRAFKRETRNYVPKYLAAMLIMKDPENYGFMGIQPIAPVPYEKVRIRQVTDIKVIAKAAGVSVKEIQDLNPELMRWFTPPEYPDYEIKIPAGTRELFEERMALVPKPERLKFLTHRVRKGETLSHIADRYGTSIRPIMYLNNLRSARFIKAGARLVVPMRADGKVYAKKKVKRKKLVRANVPDGGTYTVKRGDTLWDISRKFSVPIKRMLELNDMRKSDVLKPGQRLY, encoded by the coding sequence ATGAAGAAGATTATCTTAGCTCTCTTGCTGCCGGTCCTATGGATGCCGCTCCTCCCCCGCGTCGTGGGCGCCGACCCGCTCCCCGTCTTTGACGCGGTCACGGACGGCGAAACCGGCCATAACGTAGGACACCCCGTTAACCTGAGTACATACGAAGATCTCGTCACCACCTATGGGGGGGGCTGGCTTCAGGGCCGCATGTTCCCGCCGGTGAAGAGCGGGCACTCCGCCGCCCCTCAGGAGGAATACTCCTACGGCATGGCCGCCGCAGAGCCCACTTACGACGTGCCCGTGGCGTTCAACAAGGAGGTCGAGAAGTACATAACCTACTTCCGGACAAAGGGGCGCAAGAACTTTACGCGCTGGATCGCCCGGAGCGGGAAGTACATGCCGATGATAACGGAAATACTCCGGGAGGAGGGGTTGCCCGAAGACCTCGTCTACCTGGCCATGATAGAGAGCGGTTTCAACCCGCGCGCCCTGTCGAGGGCAAAGGCCGTGGGCGTGTGGCAGTTCATGAAATGGACCGGGAGGAAGTACGATCTGCGGGTCGACTGGTGGATAGACGAGCGGCGGGACCCGGAGAAGGCCACGCGGGCCGCGGCCAGATACCTTAAAGACCTCTACGGGATGTTCGACTCGTGGTACCTCGCGGCGGCGAGCTACAACGGCGGGGAAGGACGCGTCCGCAAGGCCATAAAGAGGTACAAGACCGATAACTTCTGGTCGCTCGCAACCAAAAAACGGGCCTTTAAGAGAGAGACCCGGAACTACGTCCCGAAGTACCTGGCCGCCATGCTCATAATGAAAGACCCGGAGAACTACGGCTTTATGGGTATTCAACCCATCGCCCCTGTCCCTTACGAAAAGGTCCGTATCCGGCAGGTAACGGACATCAAGGTCATAGCAAAGGCAGCGGGCGTTAGCGTAAAGGAGATCCAGGATCTCAACCCCGAACTCATGCGCTGGTTCACCCCGCCCGAGTACCCGGACTACGAGATAAAGATACCCGCCGGGACAAGGGAGCTCTTCGAGGAACGGATGGCGCTGGTCCCCAAGCCCGAGAGGCTCAAGTTCCTGACGCACAGGGTCAGGAAGGGCGAGACCCTCTCGCATATCGCCGACAGGTACGGGACCTCTATAAGACCCATCATGTACCTGAACAACTTGAGGAGCGCGCGCTTCATAAAGGCCGGGGCCCGGCTCGTGGTGCCCATGAGGGCGGACGGCAAGGTCTATGCTAAGAAAAAAGTTAAAAGGAAAAAATTAGTCCGGGCGAACGTGCCGGACGGAGGTACGTACACCGTCAAGCGCGGCGATACGCTCTGGGATATATCCAGAAAGTTCTCCGTCCCCATAAAGCGGATGCTCGAACTCAACGACATGAGGAAGTCGGACGTCCTCAAGCCCGGCCAGAGGCTCTAC